The following are encoded together in the Bactrocera neohumeralis isolate Rockhampton chromosome 6, APGP_CSIRO_Bneo_wtdbg2-racon-allhic-juicebox.fasta_v2, whole genome shotgun sequence genome:
- the LOC126762402 gene encoding uncharacterized protein LOC126762402, which yields MLLSKSMRITPTLVSATAARISGPSVVASLDQHRNLVLTNAVIQNGLTENVRAQSDFISFNAIAPFTFTAVRFYADNAKREHQTTSSTQNVPAPSLPDREQVERFLFRVLALLWDVSVWVYINTKKLIDTHIIANDSVQWYWKRMHERMAKAKKEW from the exons ATGTTACTTTCCAAATCGATGCGAATAACACCAACACTTGTGAGTGCAACTGCAGCAAGAATTAGTGGCCCAAGTGTGGTGGCGAGTCTGGATCAGCATAGAAATTTGGTTCTTACAAACGCAGTCATACAAAATGGTTTGACCG AGAATGTACGCGCGCAAAGCGATTTCATCAGTTTCAACGCAATTGCTCCCTTCACATTCACAGCCGTTCGCTTTTACGCCGATAATGCCAAGCGAGAGCATCAAACCACCAGCTCGACGCAGAATGTGCCTGCACCCAGTTTACCGGATCGCGAACAAGTGGAAAGATTCCTCTTCCGTGTGCTTGCTCTGCTTTGGGATGTAAGCGTGTGGGTGTATATTAACACGAAGAAACTAATCGACACACATATAATCGCTAACGATTCCGTGCAATGGTATTGGAAGCGAATGCATGAACGGATGGCTAAAGCCAAGAAGGAATGGtaa